GTTCAGATCCCCCATCCCCAAAAAGCATTTCATAAAAAGAACGTCCCCCGGGTAATCTCTTGACACAGTGTATAGTGTCGATATATACTATACACAAGTAAGATTGTAGGAGAGTATGCTATGACGCAAGAGGCTAAATTATATAAGATGAGCGATTTGGTACGATTATCTGGCGTATCCAAGCAGACAATTCACTTCTATCTCCGAGAAGGGCTATTGCTACCACCGATACGCACCAGCAAAAACATGGCTTATTACGATGAGTCAACGGTGGACGATATCCGCTTCATCAAAGAACTGCAGGAAAAATACTACCTACCCCTGGCAGTGATTAAGGAAATTCTAAAGGCAAAACGTGAAGGCCAAGATCTCGGTGAAAAAGATCACCTGCTTATGTTTAATCAGCTGTTTCTTCAGGCTCGAAAAGGCGGTAGCGACGAACATTTTGATGAAGATTCTTTCTTGGCTAAGACCGGCCTCACGAAAAAGGAGTTACATCAATTGAGTCTTATCGGGATTATTTCACAGCCTACCGAAACCGAAAACAGACTATTTGACGGCTTCGACCTTGCTATCGCCAGGGCATTGAAAGAATTGATAACCATGGGGTTAGATCTGGAGGATCTTATGCTGTATGGGGACTTTTTGCGGTTGTCCCGACGTGAAGCCGAGCTTGTTCATGACCGGATCTTTAATCGGTACGCCGGAGAAAAACATCAGCCACTCAAGGAGATTCAGATTAGATTGGAAAAAGTGAAAAGCCTGCTTACCGCCAAAGCATACCGCGAATTTTTTATAAACCACCGTCATCATTATGGAACCGAAAAAGGAGGCAACTGATGTGATCGATTTTTACGCGGAGCATAAGATGTTGGTGTGGATAGCAGCTATCAGCCTATCCATAGCAGGTTGCCTGCTCTATTACATGACTTTCGGACCCCGTACAGTATCGGGCAAAGGAATCGGCCCAGGTACCCTGGTGCGCAGATTCGGGATCCGGGAATGGATTTCCCATTGGCTGATGCTGCTCGGGTTCCTTACTTTGGCGGCTACTGGTTTCATGCAAGTTGTTCCAGGCACCGCACTGAGCCATTTAGGTCCATTTCATGGCTGGTTAGGATTCATATTTTTCCTTACTGCCTTGATAACTTTGCTTGGATGGATTCCTGACGCATTGTTCAAGCGGTATGATTGGCCTTGGTTGCTGAAGATGGGCGGATATTTTTCCCATGATCCTAAACCACTAGCGGCCGGACGATTTAATGCCGGGCAAAAGATATATTACTGGTCGATCTTACTGGTGTTGATTGGCTTGCTGGTCAGTGCCGTCGTTATGGAACACGGCTCTCACAGTCTGGCAGGCAGAAAGGGACTGTTCTGGTGCGTTCATGGACTGCTGGGATGCCTGGCCACCATAATGGTCATCGGTCATGGCTTTCTTTCGATTTTCGTCAATCCTGATACAGCCCGGGTATTACGGGACGGCCGAGTTTCCAAAGCATACACAGATAAACACCATTCGCTCTGGGAAGTCCCACGGTAGACCAGGAAAGGGGTTGGCAAAATGGGCAAAGCTACGGATCATATCTTGATAAATACGAAAAACTGTAATGCCTGCGGCAAATGTATTGAGGCCTGCCCAAAAGAAGTGCTTGGCAAAGTAAATATCATCTTTCATAAACATGCCCACGTAGATAAGGCTGAACAGTGCATAGGATGTCTGAAATGCGTCAAAGCATGCCCACAGAACGCCATAATCTCACGCCGCGGCCTGGAAAAAGCGGTCATATCATCTGCCATTTCTGACCATAGGCATAGGAGAAGCCACCGTCATGACCATCGAACAGTAATAATGCCTAGCATCTCGCCCCGGCACACTCTATTATTTAATATCTTAACGATTGGCCAACCAGGCAACGATTTTCAATTAAAAGGCACAATAATTAGCCAGCTATATTGGCTGGCCGGAGGTGCAATATGCAAAATATAAGGATAATCAAATCAGCCTGCCGTATGTGTCACGGAGTATGTCAAGTTCTGGTTCACATGGAAGGAGAACGGGTAGTAAAAATTACGGGGGATCCGGAAAGCCCTACCAGCCGTGGCTACATCTGCCGCAAGGGAGCTGCTTCGGCAGAACTGCTGTATCACCCTGACCGGGTGCTGCAGCCGTTGCGCAGAGCAGGCAAACGCGGTGAAAACAAATGGACGCCAATATCCTGGGATGAAGCGCTGGATGAGATGGCGGAGCGGCTGCTCAAAATAAAACGCGAGAGCGGGCCACAGTATTTCGCTATGATGCACGGAACAGGACGACCTTACGAAAACCTGGGGGCTCGTTTTGCCAACGCTTTCGGGACGCCCAACTTCACCGGCGTAGGTCATATCTGTTTCTGGCCACGTGTTTACGCCAATATATTTACACAAGGGATGTCTGAGATGCCGGTGTGCGACGTTTACGGTCAGGGTGGAGTGGAACCTCAATGTGTACTTATATGGGGATGCAACATCACTGGTCCCAAGGGGCATAATTCGTCTGACGGAATGTGTGGAGCACTGCTGCAAAAGGTTATAAAAAATGCCCAAAAAGTAATAGTAGTAGATCCCAGACGCATTTCCCCGGCGGAAAATGCCGACCACTGGCTGC
The window above is part of the Pelotomaculum thermopropionicum SI genome. Proteins encoded here:
- the SoxR gene encoding predicted transcriptional regulator, encoding MTQEAKLYKMSDLVRLSGVSKQTIHFYLREGLLLPPIRTSKNMAYYDESTVDDIRFIKELQEKYYLPLAVIKEILKAKREGQDLGEKDHLLMFNQLFLQARKGGSDEHFDEDSFLAKTGLTKKELHQLSLIGIISQPTETENRLFDGFDLAIARALKELITMGLDLEDLMLYGDFLRLSRREAELVHDRIFNRYAGEKHQPLKEIQIRLEKVKSLLTAKAYREFFINHRHHYGTEKGGN
- a CDS encoding hypothetical protein (containing 4Fe-4S binding domain.), with translation MGKATDHILINTKNCNACGKCIEACPKEVLGKVNIIFHKHAHVDKAEQCIGCLKCVKACPQNAIISRRGLEKAVISSAISDHRHRRSHRHDHRTVIMPSISPRHTLLFNILTIGQPGNDFQLKGTIISQLYWLAGGAICKI
- the FdnI gene encoding cytochrome b subunit of formate dehydrogenase translates to MIDFYAEHKMLVWIAAISLSIAGCLLYYMTFGPRTVSGKGIGPGTLVRRFGIREWISHWLMLLGFLTLAATGFMQVVPGTALSHLGPFHGWLGFIFFLTALITLLGWIPDALFKRYDWPWLLKMGGYFSHDPKPLAAGRFNAGQKIYYWSILLVLIGLLVSAVVMEHGSHSLAGRKGLFWCVHGLLGCLATIMVIGHGFLSIFVNPDTARVLRDGRVSKAYTDKHHSLWEVPR